A genomic window from Triticum urartu cultivar G1812 chromosome 7, Tu2.1, whole genome shotgun sequence includes:
- the LOC125525287 gene encoding polcalcin Phl p 7, whose protein sequence is MADDMERIFKRFDTNGDGKISLTELTDALRTLGSTSADEVQRMMAEIDTDGDGFIDFSEFISFCNANPGLMKDVAKVF, encoded by the coding sequence ATGGCGGACGACATGGAGAGGATCTTCAAGAGGTTCGACACGAACGGCGACGGGAAGATCTCGCTGACTGAGCTGACGGACGCGCTGCGGACGCTGGGGTCGACCTCCGCGGACGAGGTGCAGCGCATGATGGCGGAGATCGACACCGACGGTGACGGCTTCATCGACTTCAGCGAGTTCATCTCCTTCTGCAACGCCAACCCCGGGCTCATGAAGGACGTCGCCAAGGTCTTCTGA